A window of the Mauremys reevesii isolate NIE-2019 linkage group 26, ASM1616193v1, whole genome shotgun sequence genome harbors these coding sequences:
- the SMIM7 gene encoding small integral membrane protein 7 has protein sequence MIGDLLLCGTLLMNAGAVLNFRLKKKDTQGFGEESREPTTGDNIREFLLSLRYFRIFIALWNIFMMFCMIVLFGS, from the exons ATGATCGGGGACCTGCTGCTCTGCGG GACGCTGCTGATGAACGCCGGCGCCGTGTTAAACTTCAGGCt GAAGAAGAAAGACACTCAGGGCTTCGGTGAAGAGTCTAGGGAGCCAACTACGG GTGACAATATCAGGGAGTTCTTGTTGAGTCTCAGGTACTTTCGAATCTTCATTGCCTTGTGGAACATCTTCATGATGTTTTGCATGATTGT
- the TMEM38A gene encoding trimeric intracellular cation channel type A isoform X1, which translates to MELAGALQLGELAAAFARVPVFPLFDLGYFIVSILYLTYEPGAVEMSHQSPVASWLCAMLHCFGSYILADMLLGEAPIDYFSNNSSVLLATAVWYLIFFCPMNLFYKCVSFLPVKLIFVAMKEVVRVRKIAVGIHHAHHHYHHGWFIMVVTGWVKGSGITLVSNFEQLLRGVWKPETNEILHMTFPTKASLYGAILFTLQQTHWLPISKANLIFFFTMFMIVCKVFMTATHLHTSPFAPIEGFICPVLFGSVSSGHNSHHDHYEDSHDTSPPAKSKEELNEGTRKRKAKKAE; encoded by the exons ATGGAGCTAGCGGGGGCCCTGCAGCTCGGGGAGCTGGCGGCCGCCTTCGCCCGGGTGCCTGTCTTCCCGCTCTTCGACCTGGGCTACTTCATCGTCTCCATCCTCTACCTCACGTACGAGCCAG GAGCTGTTGAGATGTCCCATCAGAGCCCTGTTGCCTCATGGCTTTGTGCTATGCTTCATTGCTTTGGAAGTTATATTCTTGCTGATATGTTACTTGGGGAAGCTCCTATTGACTATTTCAGCAATAACTCTAGTGTGCTCCTGGCCACGGCAGTATG GTACTTGATTTTCTTCTGCCCCATGAACCTCTTCTACAAGTGTGTCAGCTTCTTGCCTGTGAAGCTCATCTTTGTGGCAATGAAGGAGGTGGTTAGAGTTCGTAAAATTGCTGTTGGGATCCACCACGCTCACCACCATTACCACCATGGATGGTTCATTATGGTGGTTACGGGATGGGTCAAAG GTTCTGGCATTACCTTGGTGTCTAATTTTGAGCAGCTGCTGCGTGGAGTCTGGAAGCCAGAAACAAATGAAATTCTTCATATGACCTT CCCAACAAAAGCCAGTCTGTATGGAGCAATCCTCTTCACCCTGCAGCAGACTCACTGGCTCCCCATCTCTAAAGCCAACCTCATCTTCTTCTTCACCATGTTTATGATTGTTTGCAAG GTGTTTATGACTGCAACTCACTTGCATACCTCGCCGTTTGCTCCAATAGAAGGCTTCATCTGCCCAGTACTCTTTGGCTCTGTTTCTAGTGGGCACAACAGTCACCATGACCACTATGAGGATTCCCATGATACTTCCCCTCCTGCGAAATCTAAGGAGGAGCTGAATGAAGGCACACGGAAACGAAAAGCAAAAAAGGCTGAATAA
- the TMEM38A gene encoding trimeric intracellular cation channel type A isoform X2: protein MSHQSPVASWLCAMLHCFGSYILADMLLGEAPIDYFSNNSSVLLATAVWYLIFFCPMNLFYKCVSFLPVKLIFVAMKEVVRVRKIAVGIHHAHHHYHHGWFIMVVTGWVKGSGITLVSNFEQLLRGVWKPETNEILHMTFPTKASLYGAILFTLQQTHWLPISKANLIFFFTMFMIVCKVFMTATHLHTSPFAPIEGFICPVLFGSVSSGHNSHHDHYEDSHDTSPPAKSKEELNEGTRKRKAKKAE, encoded by the exons ATGTCCCATCAGAGCCCTGTTGCCTCATGGCTTTGTGCTATGCTTCATTGCTTTGGAAGTTATATTCTTGCTGATATGTTACTTGGGGAAGCTCCTATTGACTATTTCAGCAATAACTCTAGTGTGCTCCTGGCCACGGCAGTATG GTACTTGATTTTCTTCTGCCCCATGAACCTCTTCTACAAGTGTGTCAGCTTCTTGCCTGTGAAGCTCATCTTTGTGGCAATGAAGGAGGTGGTTAGAGTTCGTAAAATTGCTGTTGGGATCCACCACGCTCACCACCATTACCACCATGGATGGTTCATTATGGTGGTTACGGGATGGGTCAAAG GTTCTGGCATTACCTTGGTGTCTAATTTTGAGCAGCTGCTGCGTGGAGTCTGGAAGCCAGAAACAAATGAAATTCTTCATATGACCTT CCCAACAAAAGCCAGTCTGTATGGAGCAATCCTCTTCACCCTGCAGCAGACTCACTGGCTCCCCATCTCTAAAGCCAACCTCATCTTCTTCTTCACCATGTTTATGATTGTTTGCAAG GTGTTTATGACTGCAACTCACTTGCATACCTCGCCGTTTGCTCCAATAGAAGGCTTCATCTGCCCAGTACTCTTTGGCTCTGTTTCTAGTGGGCACAACAGTCACCATGACCACTATGAGGATTCCCATGATACTTCCCCTCCTGCGAAATCTAAGGAGGAGCTGAATGAAGGCACACGGAAACGAAAAGCAAAAAAGGCTGAATAA